A stretch of DNA from Acropora palmata chromosome 12, jaAcrPala1.3, whole genome shotgun sequence:
ctcattgctcgAATTTTTCCTCGCCCCTGCGAGGCTCGGAAAAATACAACGGaactcgcaaaatatccgcaCGTATTATATGgtaaaccatcgaataaggtgtatgtattggacatgtatgtaAAGAGCTGATTTATATGATCTGGGATCTCCAGTTTAACTGAAGacgaaaatgaataaagtaaAAGGGGCTCATCctcggtgtaagaacctgtcaaACGCACGGATGAGGTAAAACAAACCTAAAGACCAAAAGATCATAAAACAATAACTGAATCACAGTACGAACTAACGAAACTAATTATCAGGGGTTCTTACACCGGGGTAAATGCAGAAAAGGCCATCATAGTAATAGCCCAATTCCGCTATATTGAAATTCTAACTTGGCTTCGAGGCTTaagggaataaaacaaaagaaattaattattcatccCTCATCCACGaagcaatttcttttgttttattccccCTAAGCCTCGGAGTCAAGttagaattttaatatatCGGAATTTggctattattatcatcatagtaaacatgctaaaaacattATAGCTACCACAAAAGTTATTAAAACCATGAACTGTGATAGTTGATTATAATTGAAGCAAATCAATTGCTATTTCCTTTGGTTGCTTAGTCTCTCCTTGAAAATTGGAATAGGCGATGAGCTGCTAATTTATTCTTGATTTTCTCCaggagaacaaaagaaaagatatgtATCTTCGTGTCCTACTCCTACTTCCTATACTCTATTGcttgttgttcattttgttACGCTTTGCTGTCCTTCTCGGCATCCAAGTCCGAAAGCACTGGCTTTCTAATTCCAGTTGTGGCACTTGTGTAAGGGATTTGGTAATGTTTACTTACATCTTGtacagttttgttttataatggtgaaaagaaaaagagcaggTGAAATACAAGTCTTAATGTGCAAGACTCAAGACACTCAAAACGAGGGGATCATTGATTCATTGCTAAGTTTTTGAACTACCATAGTGTTGCGTGCTTTTAAGTGTCACATGGGCACTTGTCTTTTTCTTGCTCACTTGTCTGTTGCTGAAGTTAGAGCGTGTGGTGGTTGTTTATACAATCTTCCTACCAATTTAAGCCtcgcaaaaaataatatattttccattttgtgCCAAGCTTCTTTCTCTAAGCAATCTTGAGATCAAATCATCTGTTGAACTGCgcgcaaaaaaataaaagaaaaaaaggcaggGTTGGCTTATTAGGGTATTAAAAATGCGTGTAAACTTGCTGGCCTTTACTAGCTATTAGATATTTGTTAATAATAAATCCTTATGTAATCTGCATCGTTAATTTGTTAGACTAAGTGTTGTTGCGTAAACATATTGTCTTTTAATAGGTGTGTTCTTGTATTCGGTTTGCCCCGCCCCCAAAGCTTTTTGTAGCTATTTGCAGGTTAAGAAATCCACTAACTATTACAttagcttaaaaaaaaagaagttaacatattattatattacaGTACAATAAATATTGTGTGGATTTTGTTACATATCTACTCAGCTGCAGAAAGTACCCGTTTCTGATTCTGATGCAGACATTCTTCTAAATGGAAATACAGAAATTGAACACGTGAGCAGGCTGCTTAATTTGGACCGGAACAAGTAAGCTTACCTAATTAAAATTCATTATGCTGGGATAAATGCTCTTAAATAGCAAACAATTCAAACAAGAAGTTCTTGCAATCCTGAATCGAATTTATCATTCTGCCACTCACAATGAAGACTTAATCAAAGTTTTTCGTAATTTCAACCAAACATATCCACTTGTCCTAGTCCTCGcttattttgtcattttttgtttctttttttttttttttcttctttttttcaacccTCAACGGTCCGGTGATGATAATACAAGATTAACGTGTAAAACAAGATTTGTATTACGGTCCCTTGCATGCCACCGTCGCTATgaagaaattttaagaaaagcAAGACGGAAAAAAAGACAGGTTTCTCAGCAGCATTTCGGTTGGATTTTAGTAATCTTTCCTCAAATGCATTATTTTTCATGCCAGGACTGTTTCAGATGTGAAAGGGTTCAGGAAACTTTTGTATTGCATCTACCAGCCAAGACCAGGTTTGCTTGTTTTATTGCTTTCCATCTTCTTCCATCCAGGTGCATGAGTTTTGACAAATAGCTGATATTACTGACTAAATAACCTCATTGTTCTACATTGATGGAAATGACCTTTAAAGACTATGAAatcaataaaagtaaaattcttGAATTTCTGCATGGACTTAAGTACAATGGTCCAGAATTTGTACAGTTATTACAAGTTGATGTTCCTGAAAtaaccttttttgttttcaattataATTTTCTTCGTTTCTCAGATTTTAAATTCTCTACTCAATTCGTCTCAACTTTAATTGTTGCTGGAATTATATTATTTCAGGTGAGCTGGCCACGTTATAGATCAATTCTTTTGCAGCGGTGCCGTGATTCCATTTTTAATATTAGTATATGTAAGAGGCCTACTACTGCTGTCCAATTTGGAAACAATtgggtaaaaaaaattcttacgACAGCCAAAATTGAATCAGGCCGTATGCCGAGTCCAATTTGGCTGTCAGAGTCTGAAATTTGGCTCCCTGTATGTATTCTTTGCTGACCGTGACTTGAGCCATCTCGCGCGTACATTTAGAGCAATTCCGCTGTCATGCGATGAGCTCGCATAGGAACATGGCGCCCTGTAAACAGAACTTAACTCGAGAAGAGTTATATATAGAACTCTTATTTTCTCTCGTTTTGGATGCAGATGCAGGCCGGGAAGTTATCAACTCTTTGTAATCAGCAGCTTAAGgccctttttttatttttttttttgaacgGATAAGACACGTTCTCTTATTGCACAAACATTGACGTTAAGAAGTCTTCCTTCGAAGCCATTTGTTTTGGTTATTTCGCCGCCCAACGCGTTGATCTCTAACCAGTTTGAGTCCGGTCAAAAGTTCACCTTGAAAGCCATGAAGATGCAGAATGACTACTCGACATAGAGCTCTCTTTCACCATCTTTTTCGATGTGAATGGCATTCCTGGATTTGGCTTGTTCGTTTACATTTATGGGACTTTTCGTGTAACGAGGGGAAGAGATGTTTTCGGTTTCTCCAGGCGTATTTCCTATCATTTGTCGAATTGAGATTATTTTCACTATCCTTATTGATGAGAATCGCTATGTCTTGTTCCAGAATCAATCGTCTCTTTATCATAGAGTCCAGCTTTCCTTTGTAAAACGGCTTATTCGGAGACCGATTCAACCCATGGCAGAGGTCTCTTTCCTGCCGCACGCTTAATACAAGGAAAAGAGGCCTCTGTTAGCAGGCAATTCAAGTTATAGCCTTGAATTTGCAAGATTCACGATTCTGCAAAATTCTGTTACAGTAGCTTCTGCTGCCACAGTTTTTCAAATGACAATCCAACGACCACCGCTTGAGAGCCAAACTTTCGTATCCGTGgctgtcttctttttttttttttttctaattttatgcagtaaaatatatatgaaaatgcATATTGTTCTGCAGTTGTAGATGAAAgcgaagagtgatcatcgcagtaaatttccaatttaagcaattggaaggaagaagcctgaaaaacaTCAGGGCTTTaacaggattcgaacccgtgacctccgcgataccggtgcgatgcttgaccaactgagctgtgaagccacacattgcgAGCGAGATTAGTTTGTTGAGTTCATGTCTTCTCGtgcacgggttcgaatcccgttgaagccctgttattttcaggcttcttccttctaattgcttaaattggaaatttactgcgatgatcagtcactcttcactttcatctacaaccacaGTACAATatgcatttcatatatatttcacatcatttcactgcacggaAAAAATTAACGTGTGGTTGCATAAGTCTTTGCTTACACAGTAGATGTGATTGATGCAGTGTCCCGAGGCATTATTACTTTCCTGTAAATATGAAGCTTTGGCGAAACTGTCGAACAAACGTTTTCATGATTTTGCTGagaccttaaatttggaaatttcacgttgtcattcaTGCAGCAactcagatcattgttttctagCGTTGTCGTTGCCATCGTCAGTTGTAGGTTAAACTTAAGCTTGTTATTGTTGGATGTGGATGTTGAGATAGTGACAACACAGTGTCCAACATTGGTTCAGCAAACAAGCCACCGCTACAGGGTTGCGCCAGATTTTAAAACATGCTACTAAAACGGAAACGAAAAGTGCTTGTAAAGTCAATGGTGGTAGAGTTTTGGGGATGAAAATGACGTTACGAAGTGACGAAAAACAAGAGAACGAGCAGAAACGAGTATGCTGTACCATACCATTCCACTGTTATAATTGCAAGATACACCTACATTTAAAGCAGATAATGAGAGCGACCCAGGATCAGATGACGCAAATTTTAAATGCTGAATCGAACGTTGCATTTGTATCGATAGTTGGAACTTTGGATTTAACTTTGTTTGATAGTTTGGTCAGGggttgatgttttttttgtcttctcgCAAatattccttttcattcatactcaaattatatttattttgagATTACATTCATATTTCACTTATTGTTATGACTGTTGccaatcatgaaaaaaaaaaccttcaacGCTTACAATTTTACAGAGAAACTGGCATAAATTCTGGTTATTCGGGTGTGCGTTGTTCATGCCAaccttttaaatttattgtcaGAAGATATAAATACTTTAGTTTTGCGAGCTTACTGGCATAAGTTATGACTAATTTGGCTTGTCTTCGTTTAGATTGCAGTTGCATATGCATGTTTCAGTCGTCCTGACCAGATTAAGGGACTGCTGTCAAAATGTGTTAGTAAACCAGATCCAAAGAGGTGTGAGAAGTCACTGAATACAATATTAGGTATGTACATTGTAGGGCTCAGATCTTCCTTCGTCCCACTTTCACTGCATTTTCCCTTGCAATTCCCTTGTTGTATCTATGGAACTTGCACGCTGATCAGGAAAGTGCGCCAAATCTTGTAGTGTTTGTGTGTACATCCGGGGTTTCCCAAGTGCGGGAAAACAGCACCAGAAAAGGACTGGCACGAGTCAAATTAGTTGTGAGAGTTGTTTTTGCCACCAAATTCACTGCgtcttgtttttattattatcgatCTTTTTCCAGTTGGAAAATATAACAAATTCCACAGTGATTAGCACTCAACCCTGTCACTGAGAGTGatgatttttattattttttctagGATTCGTGGATGGAGCATGGGTTTTGTGTCTACTCATTTCTGTAATATTACTTTTACATTTTATGAAGTGTCATCGGTGAGTCCGAAAGGCAGTAGTGTAACTCATTCCAATGAAACGTTTAGTTTTTAGAGAATTTGTGTGATGCCGTGTCCGTGAGGAATTAAAtttcgaaaatttggtatcaaggCTCAAATTTCCAGAATTTTCAACCAAACAAATTGGAAACGCTTTCTATGTTGGAAACCACATCTGTTTCAATCTAAACCGGTTGGGAGTTAAACTATTAGAACGTCACTTGTTGTGATTTCCACTTGATGTAGCAATTAACATTAAACAGCTTTTCCTTTTATCTCTATTGAAGTAAATTTACGATGCTATCATGGGAAATCTTTCTTATAACTACACAATCTATTGAGTTGAAACTTCTTTAATTTGACGAAAGCATTTTTGTTGTAGAGATCATGTGTTACAGCTGTATCGAGGGGAAAGAAGATTTTTCCAAGATGTCTCGGTTTCTCCCATAATGCTAGTTGTAAGcggtttgttgttttattctGAAATTTCATCCTTTTGCCCTGGTTGATATCTTTTCATTGGCTTAGACTTGAaatccttttccttttcctggCAGGGAAGAAGCCTTCGATTCTCGGGATATCAAATTGCCCATACTGTAATTGGTAAAAGTAAATGATTTTACTTGATTAGAATTAGTTATTCAGTGGAGTGATCATCATCGTTATTACCGCCATCATCATCTTCGTCACCATAGCTGCCATCAACATCAGCAAATTATCATTATCGTCGTCATCTTATTGATATTTGTATGtatacttttctttcttcaaggATTTTCGTGCTTGCTTACTCCTATCGTGGTCATCGCCCTCATCGCTGGAGTTATTACCGCTTTCCCCTACAATCCCTATGTCCAGATACTGTTGGAGTGCTTGAAACAAGTTTTGTAAGGTTAAATGTCGACTTAACTATGCTACACACACACagatatattattattagcaaaGGTGCCGGATCTCAAGCAAATAGAGTGGTTCTCAAGTAACAGTAAAAATGCTATTTCCTGAGAAATTACTTCGACAACAAgggcaaacagcgcgataAAAGCAATTACTTATAATTTGCTCAAATCGCGGGAAAAATTACATGTACAAGTTGCCAGCGGTTCTGgatttgcttctcattggtgaagaaaaatggcgcgagatttttagCCAAGTCCAaggcgtagcaatcgcaatagCATAATTCCTtacgacagtcatttgaaaactgcccCGTACGAATGAAACTGTAGGAAATTACGGAGTTTAACGAGTTACAACGGTTGCTGAAAAGAAGACATCACttcaaaattgaactttgtgTTAGGTTAAGTATTCTGTGAATATCCAAAGTTAGTCGTAAAAGACGAAGAATACTTTCATTCTTGTGGCACGAATCCATCAaccattttgtttccttttattCTTTGTATTTATCTGTCCCTCCATACCGGATTTGCTGCGCACAGTTCTTTactaattgttattgttgttgttcttttgttttgatttttttttttttttgttgttgttgttgttttttttttctttcttatttctgCTAGGCCTACAGTGGTTTTTGCTGTCGTCATGTGGCTGTTCCAGCTATTCCtgtctttttttgtcttctctgATAGAGATTTTTCCATCACCACCATAACTGTGGACAACAGGTGCAACACTGCCGAGAATTACAACGTTAATAAGTACTTAAGCACAGGGCTGTAAATAATTTCCCGGCTGGCGCCGGTCAAATTGTCCCCTCAATCCTATTTTTGCTCAGACATATCCCATTTTGGGCCGGACAAAcatcgataataataatattgaacctttaaatatttaaaactggACACTAAATTTTGCCCTTACCAGCGTAAACGACCGGACAAATTGTCCGGCcatctaaggatttgaccAGACGaaacctatttttgaccggacattgtccgttgaccggccgttatttgcagccctgaaGCACCCGACATGTTTGAGCAACGGACGCCGACTTGAAATGAGTTGTTctcctatttaacttgtcttcccACGGCTACCACATTTGTATTGTTAAGTACCTTTTCACTtttagagacgattagtttaaAAATGTGGAGAGAGCACTGTTCTAGCTTGTGAATTATTCTCTTCCGGTTTCCGTccatggctcaaaaacgtcgcgtgCTTAAATTCCCTATGAAGCAGTAGGTTTTTTATATATTATTCCAGCATTTTCCGAGCATTTAAGTGCAGCAAAAACAGTGAGCGTTATTCGAGTCTTTTAGTggcatttttttctcagaaaacaattttttcgaagaaattaaaaatattttcttgcaaaaaaaatgacgACTTGCTCTCCAAATTCGCGAAATAAAGTCAAATACTACCATAAGACAACCAGGTGGAGACTTACGAGGCTTGCGACAGCAGCAATGTGGTCGTCGGCCATGTTCGTTTGGACACCAGTGTTCCAGAGGACTATCGATCGGCGATTGCACCATTATCATAATCTGAGCTGTGATTTGTGTCATAGCCCATTTATAGTGAACATTTTTAGTTCGTTTTTGAAGTTTGAGATTAGCTTCCTAGATCTTTCTGTTGATTTTAAGAAGACgatttcaaataataaaagcaAGTGTTACTCACAGCCGTGTGACTTCGATCTGCGGAGGTTATGTGCAGGTCTgccaagaacgtcacaaatttgcttatttaacaatgaaaaaaaaatgcgcaTGCATTTTCAATTACGTTACATTACGCAGTCTTTctcgacgtgaaatgacctatTATGTCCAGGACGTTTGCAAGTGAGGAcgatttattttcaaacatttctttttgcttCCACGCCGCTCataccaatttaattccagggtAGTTAGTTGGTTTACTTTTCTCAAGGCAAGTGACTtgaaataatcgagaaatcgTTGTTGCTTTAAGcgtcttgttttcaaaaggtCCCTTCCTTATTCCTCGCGTTCATTGCTTCCCCAGGCAGCTGTTTTCCATTGCTTcgtatttctttttcttctacAATATCATTCTTGGATTTCTTGCGGCGCTTATCCGCATTCTGAAAGGTTTGCTGTTGGGAATCATTTTCATGGCACGGATTGATCGAACATGTTTAATGCAGGGATATCAAACCTGGGACAAAGGTAGCTAATTTAATGAATTCACTTTACATCGTCAATTATCTATTgtaaaactatttttaacttgtaaaacttgttttaaaTCGTTTtaccttttcttcttctttgtaaGGCGCATTTGATCACATTCACATGTTAATTTGCGCCTAAGAAATattgaatattattattactattattatcattgtcgTTAtcgttgtcatcatcatttttgtcatcatcgttatcattatcatcgtcaACATCATCATTGTCGTCATCAATATTATCGgttttatcataattttttgaGGGGAatgtcggaaaaaaaaaattctactaCCTCCAACCAGGATTAGAAGCTACGCCTTTCCGATCACTACTTCGGGTGTGTTTTGCGATGGTGGCTCGGGGAAACTTCATTGGCAAAATACCAAATGCTCTCCGAACGAGGAATCAAATGAACGACCTTCCGATTACCAATTCGGGTGTGTTTTGCGATGGTGATTTGGGGAAACTTGGCAAAAGTCCGAATGCTCTGAGCAAGGAGTCAAATCTACGACCTTCTGATTTCTAGTTCGTATGCTCTAGCACCGGTGCttacgacgacgacgacgacgatgatgatgacataATGATGCTTAGACTATAATAATGGCAGTgacagttttttctttattcaatcATTTAATTTATGACCTTGTTGCTGCCTGTTCCGTTATCAACGCAGAAGCGTTTAGCATTAAACCGTGAGCAGACGGCAAAAATCGATTAACACTCAATCAAGACAACTCTTATCTCTCGCAGCCTTTGTAGCGTACCTGGGATTTCTCAATGTCCTCGTTGCCCACAGCCATCCTGTCATGCTTGTGTTTTGCCATCTGCTGATCAACAGAGACAGTGGCCTCTGGCTGGAAGAGTCTTTCCCACGCACAGAGTCTTCAGTAACCTTGCAGGAAGAGAGATATGGCGAAGGTATATTGTGCTTTTGAAattcgttgttgttgttgtttgtttgtttgttttgtgtgtctgtgtgtgtgtgtgcttGTCGTCTGTCTAATTTCCATCAATCCAAGAAATGTCAAAATAAGAAAGGGTAGTACTggcttcctctttttctccCAATATCCGGTGTGACGCCATTTGGGTGGAATGCCAAAGTACAGTTTTAATAACTAGGGAT
This window harbors:
- the LOC141860111 gene encoding stimulated by retinoic acid gene 6 protein-like — encoded protein: MGFLYATIRFAFELVFIFQCGSYYDENKRKDMYLRVLLLLPILYCLLFILLRFAVLLGIQVRKHWLSNSSCGTCVRDLLQKVPVSDSDADILLNGNTEIEHVSRLLNLDRNKTVSDVKGFRKLLYCIYQPRPDFKFSTQFVSTLIVAGIILFQIAVAYACFSRPDQIKGLLSKCVSKPDPKRCEKSLNTILGFVDGAWVLCLLISVILLLHFMKCHRDHVLQLYRGERRFFQDVSVSPIMLVGRSLRFSGYQIAHTVIGFSCLLTPIVVIALIAGVITAFPYNPYVQILLECLKQVLPTVVFAVVMWLFQLFLSFFVFSDRDFSITTITVDNRQLFSIASYFFFFYNIILGFLAALIRILKGLLLGIIFMARIDRTCLMQGYQTWDKAFVAYLGFLNVLVAHSHPVMLVFCHLLINRDSGLWLEESFPRTESSVTLQEERYGEGIVRRRRLARFSRKAANRWLLAVLLLRNPSLLRYRRQGGGVTRFVDRRSASINSAEGIRI